The Barnesiella intestinihominis YIT 11860 genome includes a window with the following:
- a CDS encoding acetate kinase: MKILVLNCGSSSVKYKLFDIDSKSVLAQGGAEKIGLEDSFLKLTLPNGEKVILKTSMPEHHSAIQNILNVLTGKEYGCIESFDEIDAVGHRVVHGGEKFNKSVLITDEVIEKIKECYDIAPLHNPVNMAGIEAISKLMPTVPQVGVFDTAFHQTMPAHAYMYALPYDLYKKYGIRRYGFHGTSHRYVSKRACEFLGVPYEKQRIITCHIGNGGSITAIKDGKSVDTSMGMTPVEGLMMGTRSGDVDAGVLTYLMDKEHLDSAGVANLVNKKSGVAGISGLSSDMRDIEAGVAAKNERAILALQMYEYRITKYIGAYAAALGGVDIIVFTGGVGENQTITREAVCKPLAFMGVEIDPEINKQIHGTECVISTPASKVKVVVIPTDEEYMIASDTKAVLSGKMQ; the protein is encoded by the coding sequence GAGGAGCAGAAAAAATAGGATTGGAAGATTCTTTCTTGAAACTAACTTTGCCCAACGGAGAAAAAGTAATTTTAAAAACCAGTATGCCGGAACACCATTCGGCTATCCAAAACATACTGAATGTACTCACCGGTAAAGAATATGGGTGTATCGAGTCGTTCGATGAAATCGATGCTGTTGGCCATCGGGTCGTGCACGGTGGAGAAAAATTCAACAAAAGCGTGCTCATCACAGACGAAGTTATCGAAAAAATAAAAGAATGTTACGATATAGCGCCGTTGCACAATCCTGTCAACATGGCGGGTATCGAAGCAATATCCAAATTGATGCCTACGGTTCCGCAAGTAGGAGTATTCGATACGGCATTCCACCAAACCATGCCCGCGCATGCCTACATGTATGCCCTTCCCTACGATTTATATAAAAAATACGGGATACGCCGATATGGATTCCACGGAACAAGTCATCGCTACGTATCGAAACGAGCTTGCGAGTTTTTAGGAGTGCCCTACGAGAAACAACGCATAATTACCTGCCACATCGGAAACGGAGGTTCCATTACGGCGATTAAAGACGGGAAGTCTGTCGACACCTCTATGGGTATGACTCCGGTTGAAGGATTAATGATGGGAACTCGGTCGGGCGATGTCGATGCAGGAGTCCTCACCTATTTAATGGACAAAGAACACCTCGATTCTGCCGGAGTAGCAAATTTGGTGAATAAAAAAAGCGGAGTGGCTGGTATATCGGGATTATCTTCCGACATGAGAGACATAGAAGCCGGAGTCGCCGCAAAAAACGAACGGGCTATTTTGGCGTTACAAATGTATGAATACCGAATCACCAAATATATAGGAGCCTATGCCGCGGCGTTAGGCGGAGTAGATATCATCGTCTTTACCGGAGGTGTAGGCGAAAATCAAACCATAACGCGCGAAGCCGTATGTAAACCGTTGGCTTTTATGGGAGTAGAAATCGATCCCGAAATAAATAAACAGATTCATGGAACGGAATGTGTGATAAGCACCCCGGCATCAAAGGTAAAAGTTGTCGTCATTCCCACAGACGAAGAATACATGATTGCTTCGGATACAAAAGCCGTTCTATCCGGCAAAATGCAATAA
- a CDS encoding AraC family transcriptional regulator: MQDQIFTFETLLRRMQLDDGERPFVIWREKDLFGAHAYPVKIDVPCLFLCWNGEMEIEINLQTYHFDKEHLLCFTVPCACRIVKRSPDFLCVGLLLSKSFWRQLLFTERTLSSIAARDAFIVVTEEERNRLARFHELLCLCADTTEHDPIGTLYPLIVGLFFQIRNICQNREATAAPASHSKKILYDFLDSLHTNYRQHRRVSFYADALSLTPRHLTTVIRQASGRSASQWIEEYTVLEAQILLRNSPMSIKEIAYELGFNDQSLFSKYFSRVAGISPERYRKISMSNT, translated from the coding sequence ATGCAAGACCAGATTTTTACATTTGAAACTCTATTAAGGCGTATGCAACTCGACGATGGAGAGAGACCCTTCGTAATATGGCGTGAAAAGGATTTGTTTGGCGCACATGCCTATCCGGTCAAAATCGATGTTCCATGTCTCTTTTTATGTTGGAATGGGGAAATGGAAATAGAAATCAATTTACAAACCTATCATTTCGATAAGGAGCATTTACTATGCTTCACTGTTCCATGTGCCTGTCGCATTGTAAAACGGAGTCCCGATTTTCTATGCGTCGGACTGCTATTATCCAAATCCTTTTGGAGGCAATTACTCTTTACAGAACGAACATTAAGCTCAATTGCCGCGCGCGATGCTTTCATCGTCGTTACGGAAGAGGAACGAAATCGGCTTGCTCGTTTTCATGAACTGCTTTGCCTTTGTGCCGATACTACCGAACATGATCCGATAGGGACTTTATATCCCCTCATCGTCGGTCTATTTTTTCAAATACGCAATATCTGCCAAAACCGGGAAGCAACCGCAGCACCTGCCTCGCACAGCAAAAAGATTCTCTATGATTTCTTAGATTCACTGCACACCAATTACCGACAGCATCGGCGTGTTTCATTCTATGCCGATGCTCTGTCTCTGACTCCACGACACCTGACAACTGTTATCCGACAAGCAAGCGGTCGCAGTGCCTCACAATGGATCGAGGAATATACCGTACTCGAAGCTCAAATTCTTCTACGCAACTCCCCTATGTCAATTAAAGAAATCGCCTATGAATTGGGTTTCAACGACCAATCTCTATTCTCAAAATATTTTAGTAGAGTGGCAGGCATATCACCCGAAAGATACCGCAAAATTTCTATGAGCAACACATGA
- a CDS encoding NuoM family protein → MNFLSLFVLIPLLMMLGLWIARDMKQIRTVAVIGSTILLALSVYTLVEFLAERAAGNTATMLFTDSRMWYAPLNIHYAVGVDGVSVAMLLLSSIIVFAGVFASWKINPLPKEYFLWFMLLSTGVFGFFISVDLFTMFMFYEVALIPMYLLIGVWGSGRKNYSAMKLTLMLMGGSALLMIGILGIYYQSGLHSMNVVEIAEHGNIPMNWQYFLFPMTFVGFGVLGAMFPFHTWSPDGHASAPTAVSMLHAGVLMKLGGYGCFRVAIYLMPQAATELAWIFLILTGISVVYGAFSACVQTDLKYINAYSSVSHCGLVLFAILMLNTTAMTGAVMQMLSHGLMTALFFALIGMIYGRTHTRDIREMGGLMQIMPFLSVCYVIAGLASLGLPGLSGFVAEMTIFVGSFEHTDTFHRVFTIVACTSIVITAVYILRVVGKLLFGAVQNEHHRELTDAEWWERLSAITLIVCVAAIGCFPNWISDLIRQGVEPITNLLSQAL, encoded by the coding sequence ATGAATTTTCTATCATTATTTGTGCTTATCCCTCTCTTGATGATGCTGGGTCTTTGGATCGCAAGAGATATGAAACAGATACGAACGGTAGCGGTTATCGGTTCGACCATTTTGTTGGCGTTGTCTGTATATACTCTCGTTGAGTTTTTGGCCGAACGCGCTGCCGGAAATACGGCTACAATGCTGTTTACCGATAGCAGAATGTGGTATGCTCCGTTAAATATTCACTATGCTGTGGGTGTGGACGGAGTGTCGGTGGCCATGCTATTGCTTTCTTCTATTATTGTATTTGCCGGAGTGTTCGCTTCTTGGAAGATAAATCCTCTTCCCAAAGAATATTTCTTGTGGTTCATGTTGTTGTCTACCGGTGTATTCGGTTTCTTTATTTCGGTGGACCTTTTTACCATGTTCATGTTCTACGAAGTGGCGCTTATTCCCATGTACTTGTTGATAGGTGTTTGGGGAAGCGGCAGAAAGAACTATTCGGCAATGAAACTGACCTTGATGTTGATGGGTGGTTCTGCTTTGTTGATGATCGGTATCTTGGGTATCTATTATCAATCGGGGCTCCATTCGATGAATGTAGTCGAAATTGCCGAGCACGGTAATATCCCCATGAACTGGCAATACTTCTTGTTCCCGATGACTTTCGTGGGATTCGGCGTGTTGGGGGCTATGTTCCCGTTCCACACATGGTCGCCCGATGGTCACGCTTCGGCTCCTACGGCAGTGTCTATGTTGCATGCCGGCGTATTGATGAAATTAGGAGGATACGGTTGTTTCCGTGTAGCCATTTATCTGATGCCTCAGGCTGCGACCGAACTGGCTTGGATATTCTTAATACTTACCGGTATCAGTGTAGTTTACGGAGCGTTCAGCGCTTGTGTTCAGACCGACCTCAAATACATCAACGCTTACTCTTCGGTGAGTCACTGCGGTTTGGTTTTGTTCGCCATATTGATGTTGAACACGACGGCTATGACCGGAGCCGTGATGCAGATGCTTTCTCACGGTTTGATGACCGCTCTTTTCTTTGCCCTCATCGGTATGATTTATGGACGTACACACACCCGTGATATTCGGGAGATGGGAGGTTTGATGCAAATCATGCCGTTCCTTTCGGTTTGTTACGTGATTGCCGGTTTGGCTTCGTTGGGTCTCCCGGGATTGAGCGGCTTCGTTGCCGAAATGACTATATTTGTCGGTTCGTTCGAGCATACAGATACGTTCCACCGAGTGTTTACCATCGTAGCTTGTACTTCGATTGTGATTACAGCGGTTTATATTTTGCGGGTTGTCGGCAAACTTTTGTTCGGCGCTGTTCAGAACGAACATCACCGGGAGTTGACCGATGCCGAATGGTGGGAACGTCTGTCGGCCATTACCTTGATCGTATGCGTGGCCGCTATCGGTTGTTTTCCGAATTGGATTTCCGATTTGATTCGTCAAGGTGTGGAACCTATAACTAATTTGTTGTCTCAAGCTCTTTAA
- a CDS encoding alkyl/aryl-sulfatase, whose amino-acid sequence MKRKILSIAFGLVVVPSAIMAQTAATEHTIRANEAVKTELDFNDRQDFEDASRGFIATVNTSAIMTEDGKESYSLEGWDFLKNDVPETANPSLWRQSQLNRFNGLFEVIPDKLYQVRGFDIANMTFIRSDHGWIIIDVTTTNAAAKAGYDLIKKHVADLPVEGVIFTHPHGDHYGGIAAIREGSSKKDFEIIAPKGFMASAQNENVLAGVAMTRRATYMYGLQLEPSVTGNLGCGLGQAMSTGNKGIARPTIEIETTGEKHTIDGVEMEFVYVLDTEAPVEIMVWFPQMKAFCTAEDMTHNMHNLQTLRGAKVRNGLLWSKAVDTAIERYGDEVEVSFATHHWPTWGNERIVDYWEAQRDLYRYLHDQTLHMANRGLTPNEIAEEMQLPASLASQFHCRGYYGTLSHNVKSQYDLYFGWFDGNPAHLNPLPPTELGTKYVEAIGGAEKVLEVARASYDKGDYRWVATLLDHLVFAEPQNMEARRLLADTYTQLGYQAESGPWRNFYLTGARDLLKSDVPYTSQLINDGVLAQMDMGMLLDYCAIQLNGEKAADKEAVINIDFTDTNDKVVLILNNGVLNHRLNRQEKEADLTLSIAKMDFVKLFFGRTDTEALRNAGKIKM is encoded by the coding sequence ATGAAACGAAAAATTTTGAGTATTGCGTTTGGTTTGGTAGTTGTACCGTCGGCAATTATGGCGCAGACAGCAGCGACAGAGCATACGATACGTGCTAACGAGGCTGTAAAAACAGAGTTGGATTTCAATGACCGTCAGGATTTCGAGGATGCCAGTCGGGGATTCATTGCGACAGTTAACACTTCGGCCATCATGACCGAAGATGGGAAGGAGTCCTATTCGCTCGAAGGTTGGGATTTCTTGAAAAACGATGTTCCCGAAACTGCGAATCCGAGTCTTTGGCGACAGTCGCAGCTCAATCGCTTCAACGGTCTTTTTGAGGTCATTCCAGATAAACTCTATCAGGTTCGTGGTTTCGATATCGCCAATATGACCTTTATTCGTTCTGATCATGGTTGGATTATTATTGATGTAACAACGACCAATGCAGCTGCAAAAGCTGGTTATGACCTCATTAAGAAACACGTGGCCGATCTGCCGGTTGAAGGGGTTATCTTTACCCACCCGCACGGCGACCATTATGGAGGTATTGCAGCTATTCGCGAGGGGTCATCGAAGAAAGATTTCGAAATCATTGCGCCCAAAGGGTTCATGGCATCGGCTCAAAACGAAAATGTGCTAGCCGGTGTGGCAATGACTCGTCGGGCTACTTATATGTACGGCCTGCAATTGGAGCCGAGTGTTACGGGTAATCTCGGCTGTGGCTTAGGACAGGCTATGTCTACCGGAAATAAAGGTATTGCACGCCCGACAATCGAGATCGAAACCACCGGTGAGAAACATACGATTGATGGAGTAGAGATGGAATTCGTCTATGTACTTGATACGGAAGCTCCGGTAGAAATTATGGTGTGGTTTCCTCAAATGAAAGCATTCTGTACAGCCGAGGATATGACGCATAATATGCACAATCTGCAAACTTTGCGCGGTGCAAAGGTCCGTAACGGTTTGTTGTGGAGCAAAGCAGTGGATACGGCTATCGAACGTTATGGCGATGAAGTGGAGGTTTCGTTTGCCACACATCACTGGCCGACATGGGGAAATGAACGCATCGTAGATTATTGGGAGGCACAACGCGATTTATACCGGTATTTGCATGACCAAACCTTGCACATGGCCAATCGAGGTCTGACTCCGAATGAAATTGCCGAAGAGATGCAATTGCCTGCTTCTCTCGCTTCGCAGTTCCATTGTCGGGGTTATTATGGCACATTGAGTCATAACGTAAAGTCTCAGTATGATCTTTATTTCGGTTGGTTCGACGGAAACCCTGCACACTTGAATCCGCTGCCCCCTACGGAACTCGGAACTAAGTATGTCGAGGCAATCGGAGGTGCGGAAAAGGTTCTTGAAGTGGCCCGGGCTTCTTATGATAAGGGTGATTATCGTTGGGTTGCAACTCTGCTTGACCACCTTGTATTTGCAGAGCCGCAGAATATGGAGGCTCGTCGTCTGTTGGCTGATACCTACACACAACTGGGGTATCAGGCCGAGAGCGGTCCGTGGCGCAACTTCTATCTGACCGGCGCTCGTGACCTGCTGAAAAGCGATGTCCCTTATACTTCACAGCTCATCAACGATGGTGTGTTGGCGCAGATGGATATGGGAATGTTACTCGATTATTGTGCGATTCAGTTGAATGGAGAAAAAGCCGCAGACAAAGAGGCCGTCATCAATATAGACTTCACAGATACGAACGACAAAGTTGTGCTTATATTGAATAATGGTGTTTTGAACCATCGCTTGAATCGACAGGAGAAGGAGGCAGACCTTACGTTGAGTATCGCCAAAATGGATTTCGTAAAGCTGTTCTTCGGACGTACCGATACCGAAGCCTTACGTAATGCCGGCAAGATTAAGATGTAA
- the nuoL gene encoding NADH-quinone oxidoreductase subunit L — MEYSVIILLLPLCMFLFLGLVGHKLSERVAGILGTIGLSVAAVLAYVVAFNYFTMPRNAEGVFDTLQPINFEWLRFTEHLHIDLGILLDPISVMMLVVITTVSLMVHIYSMGYMHGEKGFQRYYAFLSLFSFSMLGLVVATNIFQMYIFWELVGVSSYLLIGFYYTKPAAVSASKKAFIVTRFADLGFLIGILILSFFTETFDFATLMSNPSALVSETAGMTFMGCSVAAWAMALIFMGGAGKSAMFPLHIWLPDAMEGPTPVSALIHAATMVVAGVYLVARLFPMYCAVPEVLELITWVGAITALYAAVVACVQTDIKRVLAFSTISQIAFMMVALGVASDVDLHTGLGYMASMFHLFTHAMFKALLFLGAGCIIHAVHSNEMSEMGNLRKYMPVTHITFLIACLAIAGIPPFSGFFSKDEILTAAFEKSAFWGVWMTAVAGLTAFYMFRLYYRIFWWSKPSYEHHTPHEAPAAMYLPLVFLALVTCVAGFIPFGEFVSVNGEAYHIHLDWSVATTSIIVAVAAIALATWMYLSENTKPKALADKFRALHTAAYHRFYMDELYMWVTHKVIFQRICRPIAWFDRHIVDGTMNMLATVTNGVSYGIRKLQSGYIQWYVWVFIMGALLIAVLAMCF; from the coding sequence ATGGAATATTCAGTTATAATACTTTTACTTCCGCTTTGCATGTTCCTGTTTTTGGGACTTGTGGGGCATAAGTTGAGCGAACGTGTTGCCGGGATATTGGGAACAATCGGATTGTCGGTAGCTGCCGTTTTGGCTTATGTAGTGGCGTTCAACTATTTTACCATGCCCCGCAATGCAGAAGGCGTTTTCGACACCTTGCAGCCGATCAATTTCGAATGGTTGCGTTTTACAGAACATTTACATATTGACTTGGGCATTTTATTAGACCCTATTTCCGTGATGATGCTGGTTGTTATCACAACCGTGTCGTTGATGGTTCATATTTATAGTATGGGCTATATGCATGGAGAAAAAGGGTTCCAGCGTTATTATGCGTTTTTGTCGTTGTTCAGCTTCTCCATGTTGGGGTTGGTGGTAGCGACGAACATTTTCCAAATGTATATTTTCTGGGAGTTGGTAGGTGTTTCTTCCTATTTGCTCATCGGATTTTATTATACTAAGCCGGCGGCTGTATCTGCTTCTAAAAAGGCCTTTATCGTTACCCGTTTCGCCGACTTGGGCTTTTTGATCGGTATTCTTATCCTCTCGTTCTTTACCGAGACTTTCGATTTTGCTACATTGATGTCCAATCCTTCGGCATTGGTGAGCGAAACGGCCGGCATGACCTTTATGGGCTGTTCGGTAGCCGCTTGGGCTATGGCTCTTATCTTTATGGGAGGTGCAGGTAAGTCGGCTATGTTCCCGTTGCATATATGGTTGCCCGATGCGATGGAAGGTCCTACTCCTGTATCGGCGCTTATCCATGCCGCTACGATGGTTGTAGCCGGTGTTTATTTAGTAGCCCGGTTGTTCCCTATGTATTGTGCCGTGCCCGAAGTGCTCGAACTGATTACATGGGTAGGAGCCATTACCGCTCTTTATGCTGCTGTCGTTGCGTGCGTGCAGACCGATATTAAACGGGTGCTCGCTTTCTCGACCATTTCTCAGATCGCTTTCATGATGGTAGCGTTGGGAGTTGCCTCCGATGTCGATTTGCACACCGGACTCGGTTACATGGCTTCCATGTTCCACTTGTTCACGCACGCCATGTTTAAAGCGCTGCTTTTCTTGGGTGCGGGTTGTATTATCCATGCCGTTCACTCCAACGAAATGTCCGAGATGGGAAACCTTCGCAAATATATGCCTGTGACTCATATCACATTCCTTATCGCATGTTTGGCTATTGCCGGTATTCCTCCGTTCTCGGGATTTTTCAGTAAAGACGAAATCTTAACCGCCGCATTCGAAAAGAGTGCGTTCTGGGGCGTTTGGATGACGGCTGTCGCCGGTCTGACAGCTTTTTACATGTTCCGTTTGTATTACCGCATCTTCTGGTGGAGCAAACCTTCTTACGAACATCATACTCCGCACGAGGCTCCTGCGGCCATGTATTTGCCTTTGGTATTTCTCGCGTTGGTTACGTGTGTTGCCGGATTCATTCCTTTCGGAGAATTCGTATCGGTAAACGGCGAAGCCTATCATATACATCTCGACTGGTCGGTAGCGACTACAAGTATTATAGTCGCAGTGGCCGCTATCGCTTTGGCTACATGGATGTACCTCTCGGAAAATACCAAACCCAAAGCTCTTGCCGATAAGTTCCGTGCTTTGCATACGGCGGCTTATCATCGATTCTATATGGACGAGCTCTATATGTGGGTGACTCATAAAGTGATATTCCAGCGAATTTGTCGGCCTATCGCATGGTTCGATCGTCATATCGTCGATGGCACGATGAATATGTTGGCGACCGTTACCAACGGGGTTTCCTACGGCATACGCAAGTTGCAGTCGGGATATATCCAGTGGTATGTATGGGTATTCATTATGGGTGCATTGTTAATCGCCGTATTGGCCATGTGTTTTTAA
- a CDS encoding NADH-quinone oxidoreductase subunit N: protein MDYSQFLIMRGEISLLLVFLLIFLFDTFGGKKSLKGLSITACVLFALHTVWNIIPVDSATAFGGMYQTSPIASMVKTVLNIGTLIVLLQSISWSDTPDVKLRRGEFYELLLVTLFGMYLMVSSGHFLLFFIGLETASLPMAALIAINKKDTESYEAGAKYLFTAVFSSAVFLLGLSFLYGVSGSLYFGDIAVAIASNHTPLLIATLVFVLAGMGFKLSLVPFHLWTADVYQGAPTQVTSYLSVISKGAAAFALMLILYKVFFLDPVIWQGIMWALIVLTITVGNLFAIRQKNLKRFLAFSSISQAGYIMLGIIAGSAQGMAALVYYVLVYIFSNLAAFGVISSVERSSGKVGMDDYNGLYKTNPKLSVVMMLAMFSLAGIPPFAGFFSKFFIFASAIHSGFYILVLIALLNTIISLYYYLLVVKAMFINNENDCAIAPFRSDNASRVSLIVCVAGILLLGIVSCVYTYFTDLSLIGA, encoded by the coding sequence ATGGACTATTCACAGTTTTTAATTATGCGCGGAGAAATATCGCTGCTGCTTGTGTTTTTGCTGATATTTCTTTTTGACACCTTTGGAGGGAAAAAGAGCCTCAAAGGATTATCCATTACGGCATGCGTTTTATTCGCCCTGCATACGGTTTGGAATATAATACCGGTCGATTCTGCTACGGCGTTCGGGGGTATGTATCAGACTTCTCCCATAGCTTCGATGGTTAAAACCGTACTCAATATAGGCACATTGATTGTTTTGTTACAATCCATTTCGTGGTCCGATACCCCCGATGTCAAATTGCGCCGAGGAGAGTTTTACGAATTGTTATTGGTTACCTTGTTCGGTATGTATTTAATGGTTTCGTCGGGACACTTCTTGCTGTTCTTTATCGGACTCGAAACCGCATCGTTACCGATGGCCGCTTTGATAGCTATCAATAAGAAAGATACGGAATCGTATGAGGCGGGGGCCAAATACCTCTTTACGGCGGTTTTCTCTTCGGCTGTCTTCCTGTTAGGGCTTTCGTTCCTCTATGGAGTATCGGGCTCTCTCTATTTCGGCGATATAGCCGTAGCGATTGCATCTAATCACACGCCACTGTTGATTGCCACGCTCGTTTTTGTACTGGCCGGTATGGGATTCAAACTTTCGTTGGTTCCGTTCCATTTGTGGACAGCCGATGTTTATCAAGGAGCTCCCACTCAGGTGACTTCTTATTTGTCGGTTATATCGAAAGGGGCTGCTGCTTTTGCATTGATGTTGATCCTTTACAAAGTCTTCTTCCTCGATCCTGTCATCTGGCAAGGTATCATGTGGGCTTTGATCGTGTTGACCATTACAGTGGGTAACTTGTTCGCTATTCGTCAGAAGAATCTGAAACGCTTTTTGGCTTTCTCTTCTATCTCTCAGGCAGGATATATTATGTTGGGTATTATAGCAGGTTCGGCACAGGGTATGGCTGCGTTGGTTTACTATGTGCTGGTGTACATATTCTCCAACTTGGCTGCATTCGGTGTGATATCGTCTGTTGAGCGTAGTAGTGGAAAGGTAGGAATGGACGACTATAACGGTCTGTACAAAACCAATCCCAAGTTGAGTGTCGTTATGATGTTGGCGATGTTCTCTTTGGCGGGAATTCCTCCCTTTGCCGGATTTTTCAGCAAATTCTTCATTTTTGCTTCGGCTATCCATTCAGGATTCTATATTTTAGTACTTATCGCCTTGTTGAATACCATTATTTCGCTTTATTACTATTTGTTGGTGGTAAAAGCTATGTTCATCAACAACGAGAACGATTGTGCCATAGCTCCGTTCCGTAGCGATAACGCTTCCCGTGTCAGCCTGATTGTTTGTGTCGCCGGTATTTTACTGTTGGGAATCGTAAGTTGTGTCTATACCTACTTCACAGATCTCAGCTTGATAGGAGCTTAA